Proteins from a genomic interval of Polaribacter sejongensis:
- a CDS encoding peroxiredoxin, giving the protein MATAVGKKFPDLNVDAMNEMGDTFKVNVLEEAVNNNKKVVLFWYPKDFTFVCPTELHAFQAALGEFEKRNTIVIGASCDTPEVHFAWLSQAKDNGGIEGVTYPLLADSNRNLSSILGILDITNETFDEATQTIQVEGDNVTYRATYIIDEEGVVQHESINNMPLGRNVGEYLRLIDALTHVQEKGEVCPANWEEGKDAMSPDAKGTAAYLASH; this is encoded by the coding sequence ATGGCAACAGCAGTTGGAAAAAAATTCCCAGATTTAAACGTAGACGCAATGAATGAAATGGGCGATACATTTAAAGTGAATGTATTAGAAGAAGCGGTTAATAATAACAAGAAAGTAGTGTTATTCTGGTACCCAAAAGACTTTACATTTGTATGTCCTACAGAATTACACGCTTTTCAAGCAGCTTTAGGTGAATTTGAAAAAAGAAACACTATTGTTATTGGTGCTTCTTGTGATACTCCAGAAGTTCATTTTGCATGGTTAAGTCAAGCAAAAGATAATGGAGGAATCGAAGGTGTTACATACCCACTTTTAGCAGATAGTAATAGAAATTTATCATCAATTTTAGGTATTTTAGATATCACTAACGAAACTTTTGATGAAGCTACACAAACTATTCAAGTAGAAGGAGATAATGTAACTTATAGAGCTACTTATATTATAGATGAAGAGGGTGTTGTACAACACGAAAGTATTAACAACATGCCTTTAGGTAGAAATGTTGGTGAATATTTACGTTTAATAGATGCTTTAACGCATGTACAAGAAAAAGGTGAAGTTTGTCCTGCAAACTGGGAAGAAGGAAAGGATGCTATGTCTCCAGATGCAAAAGGAACAGCAGCTTATTTAGCTTCTCACTAA
- a CDS encoding thioredoxin family protein yields the protein MVQELTEDNLQEIVNGNNKVVVQYSATWCGNCRIMKPKFKKLASENENVTFVIADAEKFPESRKLADVSNLPTFATFEGGSLKNQTQTNKFDVLKDLVNEVI from the coding sequence ATGGTACAAGAATTAACAGAAGATAATTTACAAGAAATTGTAAACGGAAACAATAAAGTAGTTGTACAATATTCTGCTACATGGTGTGGAAATTGTAGAATTATGAAACCTAAGTTTAAAAAGTTAGCTTCAGAAAATGAAAACGTAACTTTTGTGATTGCAGATGCAGAAAAATTTCCTGAAAGTAGAAAATTAGCAGATGTAAGTAACTTACCAACTTTTGCAACTTTTGAAGGAGGTAGTTTAAAAAATCAAACGCAAACAAACAAGTTTGATGTGTTGAAAGATTTAGTAAACGAAGTAATTTAA
- a CDS encoding GNAT family N-acetyltransferase has product MKDLEQKLKNPVWYSLNETHNTSLIKYDGVQFYQPNTCSFGSFFDSGKTADALTTHSKITEKFFLVSEKDTPTIDDKYVVLEKKINGCQMVLKNLVAVEITEDIVLLTQEHIDEVYDLIWLVMPGFYQKKGFEMGKFFGIFKENKLVAITGQRMQTDDFIEISSVVTHPDYTRRGYAKQLICHTTKEILKEKKLPILHTNKGNTAIPLYEKLGFKLSRDMNWWLFRRK; this is encoded by the coding sequence ATGAAAGACTTAGAACAAAAACTAAAAAACCCTGTCTGGTATTCATTAAATGAAACCCACAATACCTCTTTAATAAAGTATGATGGCGTACAATTTTATCAGCCAAATACCTGTTCTTTTGGCTCTTTTTTTGACTCCGGAAAAACAGCAGATGCATTAACAACCCATTCTAAAATTACAGAAAAATTCTTTTTAGTTTCAGAAAAAGACACTCCTACAATAGATGACAAGTATGTAGTTCTTGAGAAAAAAATAAACGGATGCCAGATGGTATTAAAGAACTTGGTAGCTGTAGAAATTACAGAAGATATTGTTTTACTAACACAAGAACACATAGATGAAGTATATGATTTAATTTGGTTAGTAATGCCTGGTTTTTATCAAAAGAAAGGTTTTGAAATGGGGAAATTCTTTGGTATTTTTAAAGAAAATAAACTAGTTGCTATTACAGGACAGCGAATGCAAACTGATGATTTTATTGAAATCAGTTCTGTAGTTACGCATCCAGATTACACTAGAAGAGGATATGCGAAACAACTAATCTGTCATACAACAAAAGAAATTTTAAAAGAAAAAAAACTTCCTATATTGCATACCAATAAAGGAAATACTGCAATTCCACTATATGAGAAGTTAGGTTTTAAATTAAGTAGAGATATGAATTGGTGGTTATTCCGCAGAAAATAA
- a CDS encoding ankyrin repeat domain-containing protein, which translates to MNILNTFFDAIQSVNINVIETLLKRFPKLANAQDKRGFTPLVFATYFDKIEIAETLIKHNANVNHKDAKGNTALLGVAFKGNVDIAKLLLKNNANINAQNNLGYTPLIFATIYNQPKMVAFLLEQNADLSLKDKENKSALDTAKAKDFTEIISLLETQEATYLQTF; encoded by the coding sequence ATGAATATTTTAAATACTTTTTTTGATGCAATTCAATCTGTAAATATCAATGTTATAGAAACACTATTAAAAAGGTTTCCAAAACTAGCAAACGCACAAGATAAAAGAGGTTTTACACCTTTAGTTTTTGCTACTTATTTTGATAAAATAGAAATTGCAGAAACTTTAATAAAACACAATGCAAATGTAAATCATAAAGATGCTAAAGGAAACACCGCTTTATTAGGTGTCGCTTTTAAAGGCAATGTAGATATTGCAAAACTTCTTTTAAAGAATAACGCAAATATCAATGCGCAAAACAACCTTGGTTACACTCCTTTAATTTTTGCAACTATATATAATCAACCTAAGATGGTGGCATTTTTATTAGAACAAAACGCAGATTTATCCCTTAAAGATAAAGAAAACAAATCTGCCTTAGATACTGCAAAAGCTAAAGATTTTACAGAAATTATTAGCTTACTAGAAACTCAAGAAGCTACTTACTTGCAAACATTTTAA
- a CDS encoding DUF6268 family outer membrane beta-barrel protein, translating to MKRCIIVLVLFVSLSTNAQLTDLARVEYSFIPKKKSDDQYTRIRALFNYPIKIKEDSYLIIGSEFNRIFLNLKDEYPFDTSLLENINVIDLNLAYTHKMSDHWRVAYSFTPRLAATLTKKITSEDFFMNGGLFFIKDRTKDKSVIKPYRLTLGLTYNTTAGIPFPLPLVNYFRQVNEKWSYTVGVPKMNLKYKINPVNSLQSFVGLDGYFAHLKTPIIMDNKEADNISLSVLVAGLGYDYQLTKHLVLFAYSGYTVRLSNVLRDKDRKHVYTLDKVNAFYLRTGIKFKI from the coding sequence ATGAAGAGATGTATAATTGTTTTAGTATTATTTGTTAGTTTATCAACAAATGCACAGTTAACAGATTTAGCAAGAGTAGAATATTCTTTTATTCCCAAAAAAAAATCTGATGATCAATATACTAGAATTAGAGCGCTTTTTAATTATCCTATAAAAATAAAAGAAGATAGTTATTTAATAATTGGTTCAGAATTTAATAGGATATTTTTAAACTTAAAAGATGAATATCCTTTTGATACATCGCTATTAGAGAATATTAATGTTATTGATTTAAATTTAGCATACACTCATAAAATGAGCGATCATTGGAGAGTTGCTTATAGTTTTACACCTAGATTAGCAGCAACCTTAACAAAAAAAATAACGAGCGAAGATTTTTTTATGAACGGAGGTCTTTTTTTTATAAAAGATAGAACAAAAGATAAAAGTGTAATAAAACCATATCGTTTAACTTTGGGTTTAACATATAATACAACTGCAGGTATTCCTTTTCCGTTACCTTTAGTAAATTATTTTAGGCAAGTAAACGAGAAATGGTCTTATACAGTTGGTGTGCCTAAAATGAATTTAAAATATAAAATAAACCCAGTAAACAGTTTACAATCCTTTGTTGGTTTAGATGGTTATTTTGCACATTTAAAGACGCCAATAATTATGGATAATAAAGAAGCAGACAATATCTCTTTATCTGTATTGGTTGCAGGTTTGGGCTATGACTATCAACTTACAAAGCACTTAGTTTTGTTTGCATATAGTGGTTACACTGTTAGGTTGAGTAATGTTTTAAGAGATAAAGACAGAAAGCATGTATATACTTTAGATAAAGTAAATGCGTTTTATTTAAGAACAGGTATTAAATTTAAAATATAA
- the katG gene encoding catalase/peroxidase HPI translates to MENLKHSSGDISQCPFHGGNTTNETNNDWWPNSLNLDILHQHDTKVNPLGEEFNYHEALKSLNVQALKEDVTKLMTDSQDWWPADWGHYGGLMIRLSWHSAGSYRVSDGRGGGGTGNQRFAPLNSWPDNASLDKARRLLWPIKKKYGDKLSWADLIILAGTIAYESMGLKTYGFAFGRTDIWQPEKDTYWGNEKEWLAPSDERYNDVEDASTMENPLAAVQMGLIYVNPEGVNGKSDPAKTALHIRETFARMAMDDEETAALTAGGHTVGKAHGNGDASILGPEPEAAPIENQGFGWSNPTGTGVGRDTVTSGIEGAWTTEPTKWDNGFFDLLFGYEWELTKSPAGATQWAPINIKEEDKPVDVEDPSIRLNPMMTDADMAMKVDPIYREICEKFSKDHQYFSETFARAWFKLTHRDMGPKVRYYGPDVPSEDLIWQDPIPIGKKEYDVNLVKEKISNTDLTIAELVSTAWDSARTYRGSDMRGGANGARIRLAPQKDWAGNEPERLAKVLNVLTPIATEFGISIADTIVLAGNVGVEKAIKNAGFNTTVPFTTGRGDATDEMTDAASFEPLEPVADGYRNWLKQEYIVSPEEMMLDKTQLLGLTAPEMTILIGGMRVLGTNYGGTKHGVFTDNEGALTNDFFVNLTDMGNTWKSVGEGLYEIRDRKTDAFKWSATSVDLVFGSNSILRSYAEVFAQDDNKEKFVHAFVKAWAKVMNADRFDVK, encoded by the coding sequence ATGGAAAACTTAAAACATAGTTCTGGAGACATTTCACAATGTCCATTTCACGGAGGAAATACAACAAATGAAACTAATAATGATTGGTGGCCAAATTCTTTAAATTTAGATATTTTACACCAGCATGACACAAAAGTAAATCCACTTGGTGAAGAATTTAATTATCATGAAGCTCTTAAAAGCTTAAATGTTCAGGCTTTAAAAGAAGATGTTACCAAACTAATGACAGATAGTCAAGATTGGTGGCCAGCAGATTGGGGACACTATGGAGGATTGATGATTCGTTTGTCATGGCACTCTGCAGGATCTTATAGAGTTAGTGATGGACGTGGTGGTGGTGGAACCGGAAACCAACGTTTTGCTCCTTTAAATTCTTGGCCAGACAATGCTAGTTTAGACAAGGCAAGACGTTTACTTTGGCCAATTAAGAAAAAATATGGAGACAAATTAAGTTGGGCAGATTTAATCATTTTAGCGGGTACTATCGCTTATGAATCTATGGGACTAAAAACCTATGGTTTTGCTTTTGGTAGAACAGATATTTGGCAACCAGAAAAAGATACCTATTGGGGTAATGAAAAAGAATGGTTAGCTCCAAGTGATGAGCGTTATAATGATGTAGAGGACGCTAGCACAATGGAAAACCCATTAGCAGCGGTACAAATGGGATTAATTTACGTAAATCCAGAAGGAGTTAACGGAAAATCTGACCCTGCAAAAACCGCTTTACATATTAGAGAAACTTTTGCTCGTATGGCAATGGACGATGAAGAAACTGCTGCATTAACTGCAGGTGGTCATACAGTTGGAAAAGCACACGGAAATGGTGACGCTAGTATTTTAGGCCCAGAACCAGAGGCTGCTCCTATTGAAAACCAAGGTTTTGGTTGGTCTAATCCTACTGGAACAGGTGTTGGTAGAGACACCGTAACAAGTGGTATAGAGGGTGCATGGACAACTGAACCTACAAAATGGGATAATGGATTTTTCGACCTTTTATTTGGATATGAATGGGAATTAACAAAAAGTCCTGCAGGAGCTACACAATGGGCACCAATCAATATTAAAGAAGAAGACAAGCCTGTAGATGTAGAAGATCCTTCTATTCGTTTGAATCCTATGATGACGGATGCAGATATGGCCATGAAAGTAGATCCTATCTATCGTGAAATCTGTGAGAAATTCAGCAAAGACCACCAATATTTTTCTGAAACTTTTGCACGTGCTTGGTTTAAATTAACACACAGAGATATGGGACCAAAAGTTAGGTATTACGGTCCGGATGTACCTTCTGAAGATTTAATTTGGCAAGATCCAATTCCTATAGGAAAGAAAGAATATGACGTAAACCTTGTTAAAGAAAAAATTTCTAATACCGATTTAACAATTGCAGAATTAGTATCTACCGCTTGGGATAGTGCAAGAACTTATAGAGGTTCTGATATGCGTGGAGGAGCAAATGGTGCTCGTATTCGTTTAGCTCCGCAAAAAGATTGGGCTGGTAATGAACCAGAAAGATTAGCGAAGGTTTTAAATGTTTTAACTCCAATTGCAACAGAATTTGGAATTAGTATTGCCGACACCATTGTTTTAGCGGGTAATGTTGGTGTAGAAAAAGCAATTAAAAATGCTGGTTTTAATACAACTGTTCCTTTTACTACTGGACGTGGAGATGCTACTGATGAAATGACTGATGCAGCTTCTTTTGAACCTTTAGAACCAGTTGCAGACGGATATAGAAACTGGTTAAAACAAGAATATATTGTTAGTCCGGAAGAAATGATGTTAGATAAAACACAGCTTTTAGGTTTAACAGCACCAGAAATGACCATTTTAATTGGAGGAATGAGAGTTTTAGGGACGAACTACGGAGGAACTAAACATGGAGTTTTTACAGATAATGAAGGTGCTTTAACCAATGATTTCTTTGTAAACTTAACAGACATGGGAAATACTTGGAAATCTGTTGGTGAAGGTTTGTATGAAATTAGAGACCGTAAAACAGATGCTTTTAAATGGTCTGCAACAAGTGTAGATTTAGTATTTGGTTCTAATTCTATTTTACGCTCTTATGCAGAAGTTTTTGCACAAGATGATAATAAAGAAAAATTTGTACACGCATTTGTAAAGGCTTGGGCAAAAGTGATGAATGCTGATAGATTTGATGTAAAATAA
- a CDS encoding SGNH/GDSL hydrolase family protein, protein MKNKVKYFLGAIISVPLLPFLYFQGKNIRKKVPKLPEAKEPKGFINGHFNKTLNILSIGESTIAGVGVDYHKNGFTGSLSNTLSINLKRNINWRVYARSGYTVDQVCKKIIPKIEETSTDIIVIGMGGNDAFTLNSPKKWANSIENLINLLQNRFPGTPLFFTNMPPIKEFPAFTKPIKFVIGNLVEILGERLQDVTQDRKNVFYYNEVITLKKWSIKHSLSNNNSKIYFSDGVHPSELTYKVWGEEMGNFITKKIPS, encoded by the coding sequence ATGAAGAATAAAGTAAAATACTTTTTAGGAGCCATAATTTCTGTTCCCTTGCTACCTTTTTTATATTTCCAAGGAAAAAACATTAGAAAAAAGGTCCCAAAACTTCCAGAAGCAAAAGAACCTAAAGGTTTTATAAATGGTCATTTTAATAAAACTCTAAATATACTTTCTATTGGAGAAAGCACTATTGCAGGAGTTGGTGTAGACTATCATAAAAATGGTTTTACAGGTTCGTTATCAAATACACTTTCTATAAATTTAAAAAGGAATATAAATTGGCGCGTATATGCTAGAAGTGGTTATACAGTTGACCAAGTTTGCAAAAAAATTATTCCTAAAATTGAAGAAACATCTACAGATATTATTGTTATAGGAATGGGAGGTAATGATGCTTTTACTTTAAATTCTCCAAAAAAATGGGCTAATTCAATAGAAAACCTCATCAATTTATTACAAAATAGATTTCCAGGTACTCCTCTATTCTTTACAAACATGCCTCCTATTAAAGAATTTCCTGCTTTTACAAAACCAATAAAATTTGTAATTGGTAATTTGGTAGAAATTTTAGGAGAAAGACTTCAAGATGTAACACAAGATAGAAAAAACGTTTTTTACTATAACGAAGTCATCACACTAAAAAAATGGAGTATAAAGCACTCTTTATCAAATAATAATTCTAAAATTTATTTTAGCGATGGCGTCCATCCGTCAGAATTGACGTATAAAGTTTGGGGAGAGGAAATGGGGAATTTTATCACAAAAAAAATCCCAAGTTAA
- a CDS encoding ABC transporter permease, with product MSKLKLIIQREFIAKVRNKSFIMMTFLSPLLMIGMGALVYFLMQKNDEKVKEIVYVDNSGLFSKEDFKDSKTIHYTDYTALGIEETKNKVEEGDYYGALIIPKQDSLELLAKSIEFYSTDSPGMSVMSSMENKIETKIRHLKLNNFGIDIEKIEASKINTDIKMYNFSGEESSKLINGLKIGVGAIAGYLLMMFVMIYGTSVMRSVIEEKTSRIIEIIVSSVKPFQLMLGKILGNASAGLLQFLIWGIILSVILFVAQSVFGVDMVEVQSARIPAEQMDAVQQATAGDKGQMIVQEILKLPILKMFVLFIFYFLGGFMLYSSLFAAVGAAVDNETDTQQFMMPIMLPLILGVYVGFATVINDPHGSIAVLFSHIPFTSPIVMLMRVPFGVSWYELVISMALLLVTFVFMVWLAAKIYRVGILMYGKKATYKDLYKWLKYKG from the coding sequence ATGAGCAAGTTAAAACTAATTATACAGAGAGAGTTTATTGCAAAGGTTCGTAACAAATCTTTTATAATGATGACTTTTTTAAGTCCGTTATTAATGATTGGTATGGGGGCTTTGGTGTATTTTCTGATGCAAAAAAATGATGAGAAAGTTAAAGAAATCGTTTATGTAGATAATTCTGGGTTGTTTTCTAAAGAAGATTTTAAAGATTCTAAAACCATTCATTATACAGATTATACTGCTTTAGGAATTGAAGAAACAAAGAATAAGGTTGAAGAGGGAGATTATTACGGAGCACTAATTATCCCGAAACAAGATAGTTTAGAATTGTTGGCAAAATCGATAGAGTTTTATTCTACAGACTCCCCGGGAATGTCTGTTATGAGTTCTATGGAAAATAAAATAGAAACTAAAATTAGGCATCTAAAACTGAATAATTTTGGTATTGATATAGAGAAAATAGAAGCTTCTAAAATTAATACAGATATTAAAATGTATAATTTTTCAGGTGAAGAATCATCCAAATTAATAAACGGGTTAAAAATAGGTGTCGGGGCTATTGCTGGTTACTTATTAATGATGTTTGTAATGATTTATGGTACTTCTGTAATGAGAAGTGTTATTGAGGAAAAGACAAGTAGAATTATAGAAATTATTGTTTCGTCTGTAAAACCATTCCAACTAATGTTGGGTAAAATTTTAGGAAATGCCTCTGCCGGTTTACTGCAGTTTTTAATTTGGGGTATTATACTATCTGTTATTTTGTTTGTTGCTCAGTCTGTTTTTGGAGTAGATATGGTAGAAGTACAATCTGCAAGAATACCTGCGGAACAAATGGATGCTGTACAACAAGCAACAGCAGGAGATAAAGGTCAGATGATTGTACAAGAAATTCTGAAACTACCAATTTTAAAAATGTTTGTGTTATTTATTTTTTACTTTCTAGGTGGTTTTATGTTGTATAGTTCTTTATTTGCAGCTGTTGGTGCTGCTGTAGACAATGAAACAGATACACAACAATTTATGATGCCAATAATGTTACCTCTTATTTTAGGAGTTTATGTTGGTTTTGCAACCGTTATAAATGATCCTCACGGATCTATTGCCGTATTGTTTTCTCATATTCCGTTTACAAGTCCTATTGTAATGTTAATGAGAGTTCCTTTTGGTGTTTCTTGGTATGAATTGGTAATTTCTATGGCATTATTGTTAGTCACATTTGTATTTATGGTTTGGTTAGCAGCTAAAATTTATAGAGTAGGTATTTTAATGTATGGTAAAAAAGCTACCTATAAAGATTTGTATAAATGGCTAAAATATAAAGGATAA
- a CDS encoding DUF6952 family protein, protein MKLPVIKHLTNFIEENDQDYVLETIETLEALTEVPSLKDEELDVIGELISNMYGALEVDKMVKEGTPKKEALNTFMKRVLGSIDQ, encoded by the coding sequence ATGAAATTACCTGTAATTAAACATCTTACTAATTTTATCGAAGAAAACGATCAAGATTATGTGCTAGAAACTATTGAAACTCTAGAAGCTTTAACAGAAGTTCCGTCTTTAAAAGATGAAGAATTAGATGTTATTGGTGAGTTAATTTCTAATATGTATGGTGCTCTCGAAGTTGATAAAATGGTAAAAGAAGGCACACCCAAAAAGGAAGCGTTAAATACTTTTATGAAACGCGTTTTAGGTTCTATAGACCAATAA
- a CDS encoding mechanosensitive ion channel family protein, whose translation MRKILDFINSNYVITDTFSISILDVLILTITLTTASVVIRLFKKIVNRKLLPENELKVRSIFSYLTWIIYVVIFLVTISKMGVNLTALFAASAALLIGVGLALQTLFQDIISGVFIMIDKSVHAGDIIELEGKVGRVEEIKLRTTRAVTLNNKVLIIPNHLYLTNSLYNWTQNGTTTRESVKVGVAYGSDVQLVKELLIKAAKSHPSVLVSPPVSVLFEDFGDSSLNFKVVFTLADSFKAQYPQSDIRFEIDRLFREHNISIPFPQRDIHVYSNTQGLVK comes from the coding sequence ATGAGAAAAATATTAGATTTTATAAATTCAAACTATGTAATAACAGATACTTTTAGTATCAGTATTCTTGATGTTCTTATTTTGACAATTACTTTAACAACTGCTTCTGTAGTGATAAGATTGTTCAAAAAAATAGTTAATAGAAAATTACTGCCAGAGAATGAATTAAAGGTTAGAAGTATTTTTTCTTATTTAACTTGGATTATCTATGTAGTTATTTTTTTAGTAACTATAAGTAAAATGGGGGTAAACTTAACGGCCCTTTTTGCAGCATCTGCAGCACTTTTAATTGGTGTTGGTTTGGCTTTGCAAACGTTATTTCAAGATATTATTTCGGGTGTTTTTATAATGATTGATAAATCTGTGCATGCTGGTGATATTATTGAGTTAGAAGGGAAAGTTGGTAGAGTAGAAGAAATAAAATTAAGAACCACTAGAGCGGTTACCTTAAATAATAAAGTATTAATAATCCCTAATCATTTATATTTAACCAACAGTTTGTATAATTGGACACAAAATGGCACTACCACAAGAGAATCTGTAAAAGTTGGAGTTGCTTATGGTAGCGACGTGCAATTGGTAAAAGAATTGTTAATTAAAGCTGCAAAATCTCACCCAAGTGTTTTAGTTAGTCCACCAGTTTCGGTGCTTTTTGAAGATTTTGGAGATAGTTCGTTAAACTTTAAAGTAGTATTTACACTTGCAGATAGTTTTAAAGCACAATATCCACAAAGTGATATTCGTTTTGAAATAGATAGATTATTTAGAGAACACAATATTTCAATTCCATTTCCTCAAAGAGATATTCATGTTTATTCTAATACGCAAGGACTTGTTAAATAA
- a CDS encoding sigma-54-dependent transcriptional regulator, producing the protein MSKILIIEDEAAIRRVLTKIISEENESYHVEEAEDGLLGIEMIMNNDYDLVLCDIKMPKMDGVEVLEKAKKIKPEIPIVMISGHGDLDTAVNTMRLGAFDYISKPPDLNRLLNTVRNALDKKVLTVENKRLKKKVSKNYEMIGESAAISQIKEMIEKVAPTDARVLVTGPNGTGKELVAHWLHEKSDRSKGSLIEVNCAAIPSELIESELFGHVKGSFTGANKDRAGKFEAANGGTIFLDEIGDMSLSAQAKVLRALQENKIQRVGSDRDIKVNVRIVAATNKNLKVEIEEGRFREDLYHRLAVILIQVPSLNDRREDIPLLVDFFTGKISVEQGTPKKSFSSDAIKLLQEYDWTGNIRELRNVVERLIILGEKEVSANDIKMFASK; encoded by the coding sequence ATGTCAAAGATTTTAATTATAGAAGATGAAGCCGCAATTAGAAGGGTTCTAACAAAAATTATTTCTGAAGAAAATGAATCCTATCATGTAGAAGAAGCAGAAGACGGTTTGTTAGGGATAGAAATGATTATGAATAACGATTACGATTTGGTTTTATGTGATATTAAAATGCCGAAAATGGATGGTGTTGAGGTGTTAGAAAAAGCTAAGAAAATAAAACCAGAAATTCCTATTGTTATGATTTCTGGCCATGGAGATTTAGACACTGCGGTAAATACAATGCGTTTAGGTGCTTTCGATTATATTTCTAAACCACCAGATTTAAACAGACTTTTAAATACAGTTAGAAATGCTTTGGATAAAAAAGTTTTGACTGTAGAAAATAAAAGACTGAAGAAAAAAGTAAGTAAAAACTACGAAATGATTGGTGAAAGTGCTGCAATTTCTCAAATAAAAGAGATGATTGAAAAAGTAGCACCAACCGATGCAAGAGTTTTAGTAACCGGACCAAACGGAACAGGAAAAGAGTTGGTTGCACATTGGTTACACGAAAAATCAGATAGATCTAAAGGTTCTTTAATTGAGGTAAACTGTGCTGCAATTCCTTCAGAATTAATAGAAAGCGAGTTATTTGGTCACGTAAAAGGTTCTTTTACTGGTGCAAATAAAGACAGAGCAGGTAAATTTGAAGCTGCAAACGGAGGTACTATTTTTTTAGATGAAATAGGAGACATGAGCTTGTCTGCACAAGCAAAAGTTTTGCGTGCTTTACAAGAAAATAAAATTCAGCGTGTTGGTTCGGATAGAGATATCAAAGTTAATGTTAGAATTGTTGCTGCAACTAATAAAAATCTTAAAGTAGAAATAGAGGAAGGTCGATTTAGAGAAGATTTATATCACAGGTTAGCGGTTATTTTAATTCAAGTTCCGTCTTTAAATGATCGAAGAGAAGACATTCCGTTATTGGTAGATTTCTTTACGGGTAAAATATCTGTAGAACAAGGAACGCCTAAAAAATCATTTTCATCTGATGCAATAAAATTGTTACAAGAATATGATTGGACGGGAAACATCCGTGAATTAAGAAATGTTGTAGAACGTTTAATTATTTTAGGAGAAAAAGAAGTCTCTGCAAACGATATTAAAATGTTTGCAAGTAAGTAG
- a CDS encoding GIN domain-containing protein has product MTKKTTLLLVFVFALFNSSFSQEKIKGNRLISKIKTDLAPFHSVVINNDFKVELAVSNISSSIEIETDKNLHEHIIFNVTDSVLTIATDKKLKAKKLNISVNYKNELKEITLNDDAEIESLGTIKTSSMLLKINDYGIADLKIKSDIFKLFNNNKSRIQFRSKSKLDIESKDVDLDLSESCKVDMVLKAENLHTRMIGNSGLNIEGTANLFNAITLENSALNGEKLNVTTCTSIIKDSAAITVNASESITIEASDKSKTEVYGEAKIILTQFSESSKLFKKEL; this is encoded by the coding sequence ATGACAAAAAAAACTACATTATTATTAGTATTCGTATTTGCTTTATTTAACAGCTCCTTTAGTCAGGAAAAAATAAAGGGAAATAGATTAATATCAAAGATAAAAACAGATCTAGCGCCTTTTCATAGTGTGGTTATAAATAATGATTTTAAAGTGGAACTGGCAGTCTCAAATATCTCTTCATCAATAGAGATAGAAACCGATAAAAACCTACACGAGCATATCATTTTTAACGTTACAGATTCTGTTTTAACAATAGCTACTGACAAAAAATTAAAAGCAAAAAAGTTAAATATTTCAGTAAATTATAAAAATGAATTAAAGGAAATAACTTTAAATGATGATGCAGAAATAGAATCTTTAGGTACCATAAAAACATCTTCTATGTTGCTTAAAATAAACGATTATGGAATAGCTGATTTAAAGATAAAATCTGATATTTTTAAGCTCTTTAATAATAATAAATCTCGAATACAATTTAGGTCTAAAAGTAAGTTAGATATAGAAAGTAAAGATGTAGATCTAGATTTAAGTGAATCTTGCAAAGTAGACATGGTTCTTAAAGCAGAAAACTTACACACAAGAATGATTGGTAATTCTGGTTTAAATATTGAAGGAACTGCTAATTTATTTAATGCTATTACATTAGAAAATTCAGCGTTAAATGGAGAAAAATTAAATGTTACTACTTGTACAAGTATTATAAAAGATTCGGCTGCAATTACTGTAAATGCATCAGAAAGTATTACTATAGAAGCATCAGATAAAAGTAAAACAGAAGTATATGGAGAAGCTAAAATTATTTTAACTCAATTTTCTGAGAGCTCTAAACTCTTTAAAAAAGAATTATAA